In Sphingobacterium sp. SRCM116780, the genomic stretch ATAAGTTGTCATCGCCGCACCAAAAACCAGTGCCAGTGAAAAACCAATAAGAACGTCCGGGAAAATATGGAGGATCAATTTGGGAAATACTGATGCCGTGGGTTCAATATTGGGTAAAAGGTGAACCGCCAATAAACCTGGAAGATTGATAAGTAAAGGCATGAACAATTTTCCTCCTGCAGCCAAGGTCATCCCTTTTTGAGCTTCTGTCAAGTTTTTCGCACTTAATGCCTGTTGGGCGATATAGGGTTCCATCCCCCAGTAATAGAAATTGATCAATAACATTCCCGTGAACAAAGTGGAGAAAGGAATAGCATCATGTTTATTACCCACCGCATTCAAATGTTCCTTTTTAGATAGGAAAACCTGTTGCACACCTGACCAGATATCTCCACTACCTAAGTACCAAAATGCAAATATTGGAATTAGGAGTGCTAGCATAAATAAACACAGACCTAGGCTCAAATCTGACAGAGAGATTAATTTTAATCCACCAAGAATACTATAAAAACTTCCAATAATACCCAAAGCCCACACCAATAACCAGATACTCTGCCAGTAACTGATATGCAATAAGCCAGGTACATCAAACATCGTAGCAAGACTCAAAGCACCTCCATACAGCACTGGTGGTAATAAATTGACAATATAGCCTATCAGTATAAGCATGGACACAAGTATTTTGGTTTTGGGATCAAATCTTAAAGACAAGAAATCAGGTACGGTATGAAATCCATGTTTAAAATAGATAGGCAATAGAAATTCTGATACCAAAAGCATAGCGACTACGGAGCTTACACCCCAACCTATGACTGACAAGTTATTGATATAGACGGATTCGTTTTCACCAATAAATTGATTAGCACTTAAGTTAGTCAATAACAAACCAGCTCCAACCATCCAAAAGCTATTACTCTTTCCTGCCAAAAAGAATCCATTGAGCGTACTTGTATATTTAGTTCTAAACTTCCATAAGGACCATAAAGCAACTAAACCCGTAAAAAAGCAAAAACTTATAATGACCATACCTATCCCATTACATGAATTAAACTGAATTACGATCGGCCAAAGTGGTTGGCACAATCATTTTAACGAACTCTCTATCCAATACAAATTTTGCAGCTTCTTTACCGATTTCTGAAAAGCTTGTGGAGAAAGTCGTAATTCCACCGCTGATGATCTCTTTAATAACATCATCATTGTGGGAAAGAATACCTAAATCATCACCTAGTTCCCAGCCTTTTTGGAGTACCTCTTTGAGCATTTGATAGAGTTCAGGATTGTGAATCGTAAAATAGAGCTTTCCTTGTTGCAGTTCACCAGCATGATACTGTTTTTCTATATGACCTTTTATTTTATATTTTTTTAAGAATTTTAAAAATGCATTTTTAATTTCATTTGGTTCGGCTGTATGCTCCCTAAAGTAAAAGATGACATCCTCATATTTTTTGATCTTCGGGTACAACTGTTCAAATACCTGATAAGTTGACTTTTCAAATTCTTGAGCTACATATGAATATTCTTCTCCAAGATCCAATAATCGATCAATAATCAAAAGTTTGGAAGATGGTATGGACTGCAGCAATTGAATTGAAGGTTTATTTTCGATCGGAGCTACGATATAAACGGTATATCTGCCTTGAATACGATTGAAGATATCTTCAAACGTCTCCATATTATTGTGGTGAAAAAACAAATCTACCGACACTTCTTCTGGAAGATTAGCCCTCAGTTCTGACACAAGAGTATCTTGAAAAGTATCATAAGCATACAGCACAACAGCTACTTTTTGTTTCATTTGGGTATTGTTGCTCACTACAAAATAACCTTTTCTATTTTTAGACTCAACGACTCCATGAGCAATAAGATCCCGATACGCTTTGGCAAAAGTTTCTCTAGCGTAACCTAGATATTGAATCATATTATTTACGGAAGGTAGGCTAGCATGCACTTCCAGTTCATTCGCATCAATAGCATCTAAAACTCCTTGAACGATGCACTCGTGTTTGGACAATGCATTCAATGCTTCCAATCGCTTGATTCGATCGATTAAGGGTGTAAAATTTTCTTCTTTGGGTATTTTCATATGTATTAGTCTTGATTAAAGCGCGATCCGAAATAATTTACCACCAGCTTCTTCAAATGTGATGGGTAGTCCAGCTATTATATCCAGTTTTGTTTTTGCAAACAATTCCTCTGCTTTATATTTCTTGCTGCTATTCAATCCAAGTTGTTTAAAGTCTATATCAATCGTACGTTTTTCATTGCTAAAGTTAAATAAAGCAACGTAGAGATCCTTACCTGATTTTTTGAAATAATATTGATTTGCGGCCCTCCCTTCGACAAAACCTGCTGGTCTGAAGCTTTTACCATCTCGTATTACCTTTAAGATCTCAGGATTTTGGAGATAGGTATTCATGTTGATCTGCCAACTTTCTTTTTTAGAGAAATCATCTCCAAGGATAATCGTTCCTGTTACAATTCCAGAAAGTAATCTCGCTTTGTTTATTTCTGCAGTCTCATCATGAAAAACCAAATGATCAGCATCAATAAAATCATACATGTAGGTTTGCCACCATCCATAGCTGACACTGTTCAAGGTATATTGGGTTTGATCGATGGTTTTCCATGCATCACATGCAATGCGTCTCATATGTGCAAATTGGGAAGTTGCCAAGGATGGAGAAATGGCAGCATAGATCAACATCTTTCCTTGTAAAACATCCACAAGATGTTTCATCCCTAGTGCATAGGCTTGCATTCCTGTTGTACTATTTTTATCGTAGAAACCTGTAGATTCGATAGCAGCATGAGAAAGAAAATCTATTTTAATCATTTTGAAACCGCAATCAACCAGCTTTCCTAAAATAACATCCATACGCGCTAATGTACCGGGGTGGGTAGGATCCAAAGCACGCCCTCCATCCAGATTGTGATACCCACCTTTCGTTTTAGTCCACATTTGGCCAAAAGTATATAAACTTCCTTCCGCTTTTCTTTCCGGTCCACCGCCATGCCCCCAATCGGTGAATGGTGCCCAATACACACCAGGTTTTAGACCAAGAGAGTCACAATAGTGAACGAATTTTTTCAATTGGGTATAATCACCTGACATGACTCCTGGAGTCATATTGTCCCAGAAAGAATCTAAATCAATAAAAGCTTCACCATCAGCATTCCGAAAATAGGGAATGTCCTCTACAAAATAACGTGCTGTGGCAGTAGCATTGTGAAAATTAATTTTATCTTGGATGACTCCCCAGCTATTCCAACCTACAGGTGTAGCTCCTTTCCATTGCTGCACATATGGGGGAAGCAATTGACGATGGATCTTAGCATATTCCTCCATTCCAGCACGCCAATCGTTTACATACGAAATTAAATATTTAGGAGACAAAACACGATCTCCCTTCACAAAGCCATGCTCCATGGAGTCTCGCGTAATATTGACATCTGTGAACCCTGTTTTAACCGCGATAAAATTGCAATTTCCTTGATTACCTTTAATTGCTATACCTGACTTCCAAACCGATTGATCTAAAGACCCGATCAGTAAGCCATGTTGACTTTCTCTATCATAGATGACACCGATTTCAGCACTTACTTTATTCGTATTGGAAAGTGGTTCATTTTCGTAAGAGATAAAAGCATCATTATCAAACGGAACAGCTACTTGATACAAAGATTTTCCGAGCGAACTAACTGTGGACTCCATCCATAATGGAGCCATTTCATTGCTAGCGATATTCTTTCCATTAATTTCCAACTGAACCAAAATGATGGGTTTTTGATCGTATAGAAAAAAATGTTGTTTCATTTCTAATCCATTTTTAATTTTTGATAACACAGTATAGTGTGTTCCTCTCCCCAACTTGTCCTGAATAGGCTGTTCACTTATTTTTTTAATTCCTTTTATTTGATCAGAACTGATTCTTGTTCCGTCTGAAAGTACTGTATAAGCGATAGCATTCTTAATTGTCAAGTTATTGTTTTGGCTGATACTATAAGTACCAGCCTCTTTGTTGTAGCTCCATACAATACCATTTTTTTTAACCTGAAAAGGTTGAGCACTTAAGTAAATCGCAGTCACAAGTACTAAAAATATTCCCAAAATGTATCTCATGCTTGTATGATGTCTAAGTTATTGTAAAATGATTTGGAAAGCATTAATTTTCATATAATGATCTGGTTCAAAATTCACCAACATACCAATATTGACTGTAATCTTTTCCTTGATTTCGAAATAGACCCCATCCGATTTAACGGACGCGTAGGCCATTGCCTGTTCTATCTGTTCCCAATCAGGAATATTGGTATTGGTTTTACTTATTACCAAATAAGCAGGTGGTTGATCATAATTAGTCCATGATAAATTACAGAAAAATCGGTATTTTCCAGGAAGAAACGTGACCTTTTGTTCAATTTTACCATTTATAACAGCTGGAGCTCCCCATCCAGCCTCAATATTGACTACTCCTCCATCATCAGAACCAAATCCGCCATAGCCATTGTGGTTTTTTATGCTAGAGTTGGTGATCCAATTGTCCAAATTACCCCAACGATTTCCGTCATATTCGGTGGCTGTAAAAGGATTTTTATAGTTTTTCAAGTACCAAGCTGTAATATCTCCTTTTGGCAAAAGTTTAGTAGGTTGAACCATAAAAGTATCTATTGCATTACTGTCAGGTCTAAAAATAGTGCGATATGATAATTCACTATTTGGCAAATATCCTGGTAAGTGTATACTTTCATCTAGAGATTTTGTTTTCACCAAACTATCCACGGTTTTGCCACCATCATTTTTATAGATAACCCGCATAGCATCAACCCCTTGATTGGC encodes the following:
- a CDS encoding GntR family transcriptional regulator — its product is MKIPKEENFTPLIDRIKRLEALNALSKHECIVQGVLDAIDANELEVHASLPSVNNMIQYLGYARETFAKAYRDLIAHGVVESKNRKGYFVVSNNTQMKQKVAVVLYAYDTFQDTLVSELRANLPEEVSVDLFFHHNNMETFEDIFNRIQGRYTVYIVAPIENKPSIQLLQSIPSSKLLIIDRLLDLGEEYSYVAQEFEKSTYQVFEQLYPKIKKYEDVIFYFREHTAEPNEIKNAFLKFLKKYKIKGHIEKQYHAGELQQGKLYFTIHNPELYQMLKEVLQKGWELGDDLGILSHNDDVIKEIISGGITTFSTSFSEIGKEAAKFVLDREFVKMIVPTTLADRNSV
- a CDS encoding alpha-galactosidase; translated protein: MRYILGIFLVLVTAIYLSAQPFQVKKNGIVWSYNKEAGTYSISQNNNLTIKNAIAYTVLSDGTRISSDQIKGIKKISEQPIQDKLGRGTHYTVLSKIKNGLEMKQHFFLYDQKPIILVQLEINGKNIASNEMAPLWMESTVSSLGKSLYQVAVPFDNDAFISYENEPLSNTNKVSAEIGVIYDRESQHGLLIGSLDQSVWKSGIAIKGNQGNCNFIAVKTGFTDVNITRDSMEHGFVKGDRVLSPKYLISYVNDWRAGMEEYAKIHRQLLPPYVQQWKGATPVGWNSWGVIQDKINFHNATATARYFVEDIPYFRNADGEAFIDLDSFWDNMTPGVMSGDYTQLKKFVHYCDSLGLKPGVYWAPFTDWGHGGGPERKAEGSLYTFGQMWTKTKGGYHNLDGGRALDPTHPGTLARMDVILGKLVDCGFKMIKIDFLSHAAIESTGFYDKNSTTGMQAYALGMKHLVDVLQGKMLIYAAISPSLATSQFAHMRRIACDAWKTIDQTQYTLNSVSYGWWQTYMYDFIDADHLVFHDETAEINKARLLSGIVTGTIILGDDFSKKESWQINMNTYLQNPEILKVIRDGKSFRPAGFVEGRAANQYYFKKSGKDLYVALFNFSNEKRTIDIDFKQLGLNSSKKYKAEELFAKTKLDIIAGLPITFEEAGGKLFRIAL
- a CDS encoding DUF4998 domain-containing protein; the encoded protein is MKLYIFLLSLMGFWMLVACSKMDEFTKYTNGEEKVYPAKMDSIKVRSGKYRVQVEGVFRVNSGVSEIRVYWNSKQDSLKFPVKLTNGNDTIRCLIEHLPEGPMNFEVRTVDDEGRLSIPTFVVGSAYGDRYREGLFQRSVLQQNFVAGKQLELVVQDVAANQGVDAMRVIYKNDGGKTVDSLVKTKSLDESIHLPGYLPNSELSYRTIFRPDSNAIDTFMVQPTKLLPKGDITAWYLKNYKNPFTATEYDGNRWGNLDNWITNSSIKNHNGYGGFGSDDGGVVNIEAGWGAPAVINGKIEQKVTFLPGKYRFFCNLSWTNYDQPPAYLVISKTNTNIPDWEQIEQAMAYASVKSDGVYFEIKEKITVNIGMLVNFEPDHYMKINAFQIILQ
- a CDS encoding solute:sodium symporter family transporter; amino-acid sequence: MVIISFCFFTGLVALWSLWKFRTKYTSTLNGFFLAGKSNSFWMVGAGLLLTNLSANQFIGENESVYINNLSVIGWGVSSVVAMLLVSEFLLPIYFKHGFHTVPDFLSLRFDPKTKILVSMLILIGYIVNLLPPVLYGGALSLATMFDVPGLLHISYWQSIWLLVWALGIIGSFYSILGGLKLISLSDLSLGLCLFMLALLIPIFAFWYLGSGDIWSGVQQVFLSKKEHLNAVGNKHDAIPFSTLFTGMLLINFYYWGMEPYIAQQALSAKNLTEAQKGMTLAAGGKLFMPLLINLPGLLAVHLLPNIEPTASVFPKLILHIFPDVLIGFSLALVFGAAMTTYTAGLQSCGSLFIFNIYKPYLKHKNIDLSEIQLVKKGKYFELIISLSAMFIAPFILFAHDGFYTYLQTVSGLFNMPIFTIMIMGILSRKITSSMAQVGLFLYMISYFVLVFIWKLDLHYLHLFALLFLAIAFIMWIGSKWTQPHYLSTFQFEFSGQDRASYWKGRYLVGTILLLLMVSIYLIFSPLGLAR